In one Pygocentrus nattereri isolate fPygNat1 chromosome 21, fPygNat1.pri, whole genome shotgun sequence genomic region, the following are encoded:
- the LOC108444092 gene encoding myosin heavy chain, fast skeletal muscle-like, which translates to MGDGEMECFGKAAVYLRKSEKERIEAQNRPFDAKTAVFVCEPTEMYLKGTLKSKEGGKATVDTLCGKTLTVKDDEVFPMNPPKFDKIEDMAMMTHLNEPCVLYNLKERYAAWMIYTYSGLFCVTVNPYKWLPVYDAIVVAGYRGKKRIEAPPHIFSISDNAYQFMLTDRENQSVLITGESGAGKTVNTKRVIQYFATVGMTTQKKAEPVPGKMQGSLEDQIIAANPLLEAYGNAKTIRNDNSSRFGKFIRIHFGQTGKLASADIETYLLEKSRVTFQLSAERSYHIFYQLMTGHKPELLEALLITTNPYDYHMISQGEITVKSIDDVEEFIATDTAIDILGFTADEKINIYKLTGAVMHHGNMKFKQKQREEQAEPDGTEVADKIAYLVGLNSADMLKALCYPRVKVGNEFVTKGQTVPQVNNSTMALCKSIYEKMFLWMVVRINEMLDTKQPRQFFIGVLDIAGFEIFDFNSLEQLCINFTNEKLQQFFNHHMFVLEQEEYKKEGIEWEFIDFGMDLAACIELIEKPMGIFSILEEECMFPKATDTSFKNKLHDQHLGKCNAFQKPKPAKGKAEAHFSLVHYAGTVDYNISGWLDKNKDPLNDSVVQLYQKSANKLLALLYAGHAGADDAGGKGGKKGGKKKGGSFQTVSALFRENLAKLMTNLRSTHPHFVRCLIPNESKTPGLMENFLVIHQLRCNGVLEGIRICRKGFPSRILYGDFKQRYKVLNASVIPEGQFIDNKKASEKLLGSIDVDHTQYKFGHTKVFFKAGLLGTLEEMRDEKLASLVTMTQALCRGYLMRREFVKMMERRESIYSIQYNIRSFMNVKHWPWMKLYFKIKPLLKSAETEKEMAAMKENYEKMKEDLAKALAKKKDLEEKMVSLLQEKNDLQLAVTSETENLADAEERCEGLIKSKIQLEAKLKETTERLEDEEEINAELTAKKRKLEDECSELKKDIDDLELTLAKVEKEKHATENKVKNLTEEMASQDESIAKLTKEKKALQEAHQQTLDDLQAEEDKVNTLTKSKTKLEQQVDDLEGSLEQEKKLRMDLERAKRKLEGDLKLAQESIMDLENEKQQSEEKIKKKDFEISQHLSKIEDEQSLGAQLQKKIKELQARIEELEEEIEAERAARAKVEKQRADLSRELEEISERLEEAGGATAAQMEMNKKREAEFQKLRRDLEESTLQHEATAAALRKKQADSVAELGEQIDNLQRVKQKLEKEKSEYKMEIDDLSSNMEAVAKAKGNLEKMCRTLEDQLSEFKAKNDEHLRQLNDLSAQRARLQTENGEFTRQLEEKEALVSQLTRGKQAYTQQIEELKRHIEEEVKAKNALAHAVQSARHDCDLLREQFEEEQEAKAELQRGMSKANSEVAQWRSKYETDAIQRTEELEEAKKKLAQRLQDAEESIEAVNSKCASLEKTKQRLQGEVEDLMIDVERANALAANLDKKQRNFDKVLAEWKQKYEEGQAELEGAQKEARSLSTELFKMKNSYEEALDQLETLKRENKNLQQEISDLTEQIGETGKTIHELEKAKKTVETEKSEIQTALEEAEGTLEHEESKILRVQLELNQVKSEIDRKLAEKDEEMEQIKRNSQRVMESMQSTLDSEVRSRNDALRVKKKMEGDLNEMEIQLSHANRQASEAQKQLRNVQGQLKDAQLHLDEAVRGQEDMKEQVAMVERRNNLMLAEIEELRAALEQTERGRKVAEQELVDVSERVALLHSQNTSLINTKKKLEADLVQIQGEVDDTVQEARNAEEKAKKAITDAAMMAEELKKEQDTSAHLERMKKNLEVTVKDLQHRLDEAESLAMKGGKKQLQKLESRVRELETEVEGEQRRGADAVKGVRKYERRVKELTYQTEEDKKNVNRLQDLVDKLQLKVKAYKRQAEEAEEQANTHLSRFRKVQHELEESQERADIAESQVNKLRAKSRDAGKGKDVAE; encoded by the exons ATgggggatggagagatggaATGTTTTGGGAAGGCGGCCGTCTACCTCCGCAAGTCAGAAAAGGAGAGGATTGAGGCCCAGAACAGACCTTTTGATGCTAAAacagcagtgtttgtgtgtgagccCACTGAGATGTACCTCAAGGGTACACTAAAGAGTAAAGAGGGTGGCAAAGCCACTGTCGACACTCTGTGTGGCaaa ACCCTCACAGTGAAGGATGATGAAGTGTTTCCCATGAATCCTCCCAAATTCGACAAAATTGAGGACATGGCCATGATGACCCACCTCAACGAGCCTTGTGTGCTGTATAACCTCAAAGAGCGTTACGCAGCATGGATGATCTAC ACCTACTCAGGGTTGTTCTGCGTCACTGTGAACCCCTACAAGTGGCTCCCAGTATATGACGCCATTGTTGTGGCTGGATACAGAGGCAAAAAGAGAATTGAAGCCCCACCCCACATCTTCTCCATCTCTGATAACGCCTATCAGTTCATGCTGACTG ATCGTGAAAACCAGTCCGTCCTGATTAC TGGAGAATCTGGTGCAGGAAAGACTGTGAACACCAAACGTGTCATCCAGTACTTTGCAACAGTTGGTATGACTACACAGAAGAAGGCAGAGCCTGTTCCAGGCAAAATGCAG GGTTCGCTGGAGGACCAAATCATTGCAGCGAACCCCCTGCTGGAAGCTTATGGTAATGCCAAGACTATCAGGAATGACAACTCCTCTCGTTTT GGTAAATTCATCAGGATCCATTTTGGACAAACTGGCAAACTGGCCTCAGCTGATATTGAAACCT ATCTACTGGAAAAGTCAAGAGTCACTTTCCAGCTGTCTGCTGAGAGGAGCTACCACATCTTCTACCAGCTCATGACTGGACACAAGCCAGAGCTGCTTG aggcactgctcatcaccacCAACCCCTATGACTACCATATGATCAGCCAGGGTGAAATCACAGTTAAGAGCATCGACGATGTGGAAGAATTCATTGCCACAGAT ACTGCTATTGACATTCTgggcttcactgctgatgagaAAATTAACATCTACAAACTGACTGGTGCTGTGATGCATCACGGCAACATGAAGTTCaagcagaagcagagagaggagcaggCTGAGCCTGACGGCACTGAGG TGGCTGATAAAATCGCCTACCTTGTGGGCTTGAACTCAGCTGACATGCTGAAAGCTTTGTGCTACCCCAGAGTCAAGGTCGGAAATGAGTTTGTGACCAAAGGCCAGACTGTACCTCAG GTCAACAATTCAACAATGGCTCTTTGCAAGTCCATCTATGAGAAAATGTTCTTGTGGATGGTCGTTCGTATCAACGAGATGTTGGACACAAAACAGCCAAGACAGTTCTTCATTGGTGTGCTGGACATCGCTGGATTTGAGATCTTTGAT TTCAACAGCTTGGAGCAGCTGTGCATCAACTTCACAAATGAGAAACTGCAACAGTTCTTCAACCACCACATGTTTGTGCTGGAACAAGAGGAGTACAAGAAAGAGGGAATTGAATGGGAGTTCATTGACTTTGGTATGGATCTGGCTGCCTGCATTGAGCTTATTGAGAAG CCAATGGGCATCTTCTCCATCCTTGAAGAGGAGTGCATGTTCCCCAAGGCAACAGACACATCCTTCAAGAACAAACTGCATGACCAGCATCTTGGCAAATGTAACGCCTTCCAGAAGCCGAAGCCTGCCAAGGGCAAAGCAGAAGCCCACTTCTCTCTGGTGCACTATGCCGGCACTGTGGACTACAACATCAGTGGCTGGTTGGACAAGAACAAGGACcccctgaatgactctgttgtGCAGCTGTACCAGAAGTCAGCCAACAAACTTCTGGCCCTTCTGTATGCAGGTCACGCTGGTGCCGATG ATGCTGGTGGAAAAGGTGGTAAGAAGGGTGGGAAAAAGAAGGGCGGTTCCTTCCAGACTGTGTCTGCTCTGTTCAGG GAGAACTTGGCCAAGCTGATGACCAACTTGAGGAGCACTCACCCTCACTTTGTCCGCTGCTTGATTCCTAATGAGAGCAAGACTCCAG GTCTAATGGAGAATTTCCTAGTTATCCACCAGCTGAGGTGTAATGGTGTGCTGGAGGGTatcagaatctgcagaaaggGATTCCCCAGCAGAATCCTCTATGGTGACTTCAAGCAAAG ATACAAAGTCTTGAATGCCAGTGTCATCCCAGAGGGACAGTTCATTGACAATAAAAAAGCCTCAGAGAAACTCTTGGGCTCCATTGATGTGGACCACACCCAGTACAAGTTTGGGCACACCAAG GTGTTTTTCAAAGCTGGTCTGCTGGGTACTCTTGAGGAGATGCGAGATGAGAAACTGGCTTCACTGGTAACCATGACTCAGGCTTTGTGCCGTGGCTACCTTATGAGAAGGGAGTTTGTCAAGATGATGGAGAGGAG AGAGTCCATCTATAGCATTCAATACAACATCCGTTCATTCATGAATGTGAAACACTGGCCATGGATGAAGCTGTACTTCAAGATCAAGCCTCTTCTGAAGAgcgcagagacagagaaagaaatggcTGCCATGAAAGAAAACTATGAGAAAATGAAGGAGGATCTGGCAAAAGCACTGGCCAAGAAGAAAGACCTTGAAGAGAAGATGGTGTCACTTCTTCAGGAGAAAAATGACCTGCAACTGGCAGTAACATCT GAAACAGAGAATCTGGCTGATGCTGAGGAAAGATGTGAGGGGCTCATCAAAAGCAAGATCCAGCTTGAGGCCAAACTCAAAGAGACAACTGAAAGActggaggatgaggaggaaatCAATGCTGAGCTGACCGCCAAGAAGAGGAAACTGGAGGATGAGTGCTCTGAGTTGAAGAAGGACATTGATGATTTGGAACTCACCTTGGCTAAAGTGGAGAAGGAGAAACATGCCACTGAGAATAAG GTCAAGAACCTGACTGAGGAGATGGCCTCTCAGGATGAGAGCATTGCCAAGCTCACCAAGGAGAAGAAAGCCCTCCAAGAAGCACACCAGCAAACTCTTGATGATCTGCAGGCAGAGGAAGACAAAGTCAACACTCTGACCAAATCCAAGACAAAGCTTGAACAACAAGTGGATGAT CTTGAAGGTTCATTGGAGCAGGAGAAAAAACTCCGCATGGACCTTGAAAGAGCCAAGAGGAAGCTTGAGGGTGACTTGAAACTGGCACAGGAGTCCATAATGGACCTGGAGAATGAAAAGCAGCAATCTGAAGAGAAGATCAAAAA GAAAGACTTTGAAATCAGCCAACATCTGAGCAAAATTGAAGATGAACAATCCTTGGGTGCTCAGCTTCAGAAGAAGATTAAGGAGCTCCAG GCTCGTATTGAAGAGCTAGAAGAGGAAATTGAGGCTGAGCGTGCAGCTCGTGCTAAAGTTGAGAAGCAGAGAGCTGATCTCTCCAGGGAACTTGAAGAGATCAGTGAGAGGCTCGAGGAGGCTGGTGGAGCCACAGCTGCTCAGATGGAGATGAACAAGAAGCGTGAAGCAGAGTTCCAGAAGCTGCGGCGTGATCTGGAAGAGTCCACTCTGCAGCATGAAGCCACAGCTGCTGCCCTCCGCAAGAAACAAGCTGACAGTGTTGCTGAGCTTGGAGAGCAGATCGACAACCTTCAAAGGGTCAAACAGAagctggagaaggagaagagtgaATACAAGATGGAGATAGATGACCTGTCCAGTAACATGGAGGCTGTGGCCAAAGCAAAG GGAAATCTAGAGAAGATGTGTCGTACTCTTGAGGACCAGCTGAGTGAATTCAAAGCTAAAAATGATGAACATCTCCGTCAACTGAATGACTTGAGTGCTCAAAGAGCAAGACTTCAGACTGAGAATG GTGAATTTACCCGTCAGCTGGAGGAGAAGGAAGCACTTGTTTCTCAGCTGACCAGAGGAAAACAAGCTTACACACAGCAAATCGAGGAACTCAAGAGACACATTGAGGAAGAAGTCAAG GCAAAGAACGCTCTGGCTCATGCTGTCCAGTCAGCACGTCATGACTGTGACTTGCTCAGAGAGCAGTTTGAGGAAGAGCAGGAGGCCAAGGCTGAGCTGCAGCGTGGAATGTCCAAGGCCAACAGTGAAGTGGCTCAGTGGAGAAGCAAATATGAGACAGATGCTATTCAGCGTACTGAGGAGCTTGAAGAAGCCAA GAAAAAGCTTGCTCAGCGTCTACAAGATGCCGAAGAATCCATTGAAGCTGTGAATTCTAAGTGTGCCTCTCTGGAGAAGACCAAGCAAAGACTGCAGGGTGAAGTGGAGGACCTCATGATTGATGTTGAGAGAGCCAACGCTCTGGCTGCCAATCTTGACAAAAAGCAGAGGAACTTTGACAAG GTGCTGGCAGAATGGAAGCAGAAGTATGAGGAAGGTCAAGCTGAGCTGGAGGGAGCTCAGAAAGAAGCGCGCTCTCTCAGCACTGAACTCTTTAAGATGAAGAACTCATACGAGGAAGCTCTTGATCAGTTGGAGACCCTTAAAAGGGAAAACAAGAATTTGCAGC AGGAGATTTCTGACCTGACTGAACAGATCGGTGAGACTGGTAAGACCATCCATGAGCTGGAGAAGGCAAAGAAAACAGTggagactgagaaatcagaaatccAGACTGCTCTTGAAGAAGCCGAG GGTACACTTGAACATGAGGAGTCCAAGATACTTCGTGTCCAGCTTGAGCTCAACCAAGTAAAGAGCGAAATTGACAGGAAGCTTGCTGAGAAGGATGAGGAGATGGAGCAGATCAAGAGGAACAGTCAGAGGGTGATGGAGTCCATGCAGAGcactctggactctgaggtCAGGAGCAGAAATGATGCCTTAAGAGTCAAGAAGAAAATGGAAGGAGATCTCAATGAGATGGAGATTCAGCTGAGCCATGCAAACCGTCAGGCTTCTGAGGCACAGAAACAGCTCAGGAACGTCCAAGGACAGCTCAAG GATGCCCAACTGCACCTTGATGAGGCTGTAAGAGGACAGGAAGACATGAAGGAGCAGGTTGCCATGGTGGAGCGCAGGAATAACCTGATGCTGGCAGAGATTGAGGAGCTGAGAGCTGCACtggagcagacagagagaggccgCAAAGTGGCTGAACAAGAGCTGGTTGATGTCAGTGAGCGTGTGGCACTACTGCACTCTCAG AATACCAGTCTAATCAACACCAAGAAGAAGCTTGAGGCTGATCTGGTGCAGATTCAAGGTGAGGTGGATGATACAGTCCAGGAGGCAAGAAATGCTGAAGAGAAAGCCAAGAAGGCTATCACTGAT GCTGCCATGATGGCAGAGGAGCTGAAGAAAGAACAGGACACCAGTGCTCACCTGGAGAGGATGAAGAAGAACCTTGAAGTTACAGTCAAAGATCTACAGCATCGTCTGGATGAGGCTGAGAGCCTTGCCATGAAGGGTGGAAAGAAACAGCTCCAGAAACTGGAGTCTAGG GTGCGTGAGCTGGAGACTGAGGTTGAAGGTGAGCAGAGACGCGGCGCTGATGCTGTTAAAGGAGTCCGCAAATACGAGAGGAGAGTGAAAGAACTCACCTACCAG ACTGAGGAAGACAAGAAGAATGTGAACAGACTGCAGGATCTGGTGGACAAGCTGCAGCTCAAAGTGAAGGCCTACAAGAGACAGGCTGAGGAAGCT GAGGAGCAGGCAAACACTCACCTGTCCAGGTTCAGGAAGGTGCAGCATGAGCTGGAGGAATCTCAGGAGCGTGCTGACATCGCTGAGTCCCAGGTCAACAAGCTGAGAGCCAAGAGCCGAGATGCTGGAAAG GGCAAGGATGTGGCAGAATAA